GGGCAATCGCCATGTTCACAGCTTCAGGTGCGCTCACCATGCGGGATCACTGCCGCGATGACGGCCGGATGAAAAGAAAAAAGGGGGGCGGCCTTTGGCCACCCCCCATCCAGTGATCACAGTCTCGATCGTCTTAGAACTTCAGACGGCCGCTGATCGTGAACGAGCGACCGACGACGTCGTAGATCGTCGGCATCGTGTTGCCGTTGTTGAACGCGGTGCCCGCAACGCCGTTGCCGAGCAGCGGCGGCTTGCGATCGAACAGATTCTCGACGAGCAGGCCGAAATCGAACTCGTCCGACACGTTGAACCGGACGTTCAGGTCGAAATAGTCGTATGCCTTGATCTGGCGGAACTGCGGCAGGATGCCGTTGTACGCCGTCGCGGTGTTGCCTGGGCCGGCATCGTTCAGGCCGAGCGCGCTGTTGCGGATCGGCTCCAGTTCGACCGCGCCGATGTGGTTCCACAGCAGCGAGACGTCCGCCAAGCCGAAGTCGTAGCTGGCGCGCGCATTCCACTTCCATTCCGGACGCGCGTTGGTGCAGCTCGTCGAATAGAAGTTGGTGCATTCACGATAGATCGAGTTCGGCGATGCCTGGATACGATAGTAATCCAGCCACGTCCCATTGAAGCCGAGGCGCAGGTCGGTGCCGTCGATCGGGATCGAATAGTTGAACCCGACGTCAATGCCCGCAGTCGCGAGGCGGCCGAGGTTCGACGAGCCCAGGATGACGCCCGGCGTTTCGCCGGCGCCGTTCAGCGACCCGTTCAGCGGGTTACGACGGATCAGCTGACAGAACGCATTGAGCGTCTGGCCCGGGTTCAACGCGGTCGAATAACAGCCGTTGAGGATGTCGTTCTGCGTCGGGGCGCTGATCAGGTCACGGATCTTGATGTTGAAGTAGTCGACCGTGAGCGAGAAGCGCGGGATGAACCGCGGAGCGACGACCGCACCCAGGGTGTAGGTGGTCGCCCGTTCGACGTCCAGGTTCGGGTTGCCCGACGTCGTGACGTTGATCTGGTTCGACGACGGCTGCGAGATGCCGCCGTAGGTGCCGGCCGGAGCGCCCGTGCCTTCGCACAGACCGCGCGATGCTGTCGGCGTCGCGCCGGCGCACGGATCGACCAGCAGGTTCGACAGACCCTGGACCGGCGACTGGAACAGTTCCTGGATGTTCGGCGAGCGAACCGCCTTCTGGTACATGCCGCGGAACTTGAAGCCCTGGATCGGCTCGATGGAGCCACCGGCCTTCCACGTCGTGCTCGCGCCCGTCGTCGAATAGTCCGAATAACGGATGCCGGCTTCGACCGATGCCCGATACAGGAACCCGTCCTCGATCAGCGGAACGATGATTTCGCCGAACGCTTCCTTGACGTTGTACGTACCGAAGTCCGGCGGCGTGCGCGCGCCGGTGCCCAGCACTTCGCCCTGGATCTGCGACGGCGCATCCGGCGTGGCCGACGCCGTCAGCTTGCGATATTCGCCGCCGACCGAGAACGCGACGGCCGAGGTGGCGAACGGGCTGGTCAGGTTGAACAGGTCGCCGTTGATCGAGCCCGTGATCACCTTCTGCGACACGACGCGGCGGATCTGCGCGTCGAGATCGATGAAGCCGAGCTGGGCGGGCGTGATGCTGCCGTTGGCACCGAACAGATTCAGCGGAACGCAGCCGTTGGCCGTGTTCGAGCAGACCAGCTGGCCGGCCGCATTGCGATAGGCGAGCAGCGCCTGCTGTACCTTCGATGCCGAACCCCAGTTGACGCGCGCCTGGTTCTGGTTCGTTTCGCCATATTGCGCCGACAGGTCGAACTTCAGACCCTCGGTGATGTCACCGCGGATGCCGGTCTGCACCTGGAACATCGTCGATTCGATCGGGTTGCCGCGGGGGCCGTATTCCAGGAAACGACGCGACGGAATGACGCGCACCGTGCGCGAAACGCCGGTGTTGATGGCAGCAGCCGCGTTACAGTCGGCGACCGAGATGCCATTGGCGGCGCACAGCTGCGCGCGTGCGGTCGCCGGCAGATACGGGTTGTTCAGCGGAAGATCGAACGCGTTGTTGAACGTACCCGACGCAGCCAAAGCCAGCTCGGCCTTGTTCCGCGTGAACATGCCGGTCGCATAGACTTCGATGTTGTCCGCGACTTCGTAACGGCCCGCCGTGTACAGATTATACTGCTCGAGCGGCGTCAGGAAGTAGGTGCCGATGTTCGTATTGAACGTGTCGTTCTGCGTCGCAGCGCGGAACGAACCGGTCGTCGGGTCGATGACCGCGCCCAGGCCGGTGGTCGGCAGACCGTTGGGGTTCGTGGCAGATGCCAGGCTCGACTGGAAGATCGACGGCACCGCGCCGGTCGACCCCAGGAACGTGCCGGTGCCCGAACCGATGGGAACTTCCGAAATCTTGCGGCTGGTGGTCAGCAGCGGCTTGCGATTGCCATAACCGATGCCGAGCACGACGTTGCCGCGATTGTCATCGAGGTTGGCGCCGAGCAGCAAATCGCCGCGATACTGTGCGGCGTCGCCGCGCTCCGAGATGCGATAGTTCGCCGAGGCCTGGACGCCGGCAAAGTTGCGCTTCGTGATGAAGTTTACGACACCCGCGACCGCGTCGGCACCGTACACCGACGATGCACCGCCGGTCACGACGTCGATACGCTCGACCAGGCCGGTCGGGATGACGTTCAGGTCGACCACGCCGTCAAGGCCGAACGGCACGATACGGCGACCGTCGAGGATGACGAGCGTACGGTTCGAGCCGATGCCGCGCAGGTCGACCGAGGCCGAGCCGTCCGAGCCGTTGTTGACGGCCGGGCCGAGGTTCGGGCGAACCGACGGCAGGTCGCGAAGAAGATCTTCGGCGGTGTTCGGCTGACGAAGCGCGATCTCTTCCGACCCGATCACGTTGACCGGGCTGGCCACTTCGAGATCCGGACGGGCGATGCGCGAACCGGTAACGACGACGTCGCCGCCGTCCTGTGCCTGCGGAGCGGTTTCAGCGGGTTCTGCGACCTGCGCCATTGCCGGCGCAGCCGCGACCGCCGCGGACAGGAAAAGCGTCGACGTCAGAAGGCGTCGGCGAAAAATGGAGGTCATTCTCTCATCCCCTTTTGCCGCCTTGGCCGGCGGCAATCGTTGTTCCCGGCTTTCGACCCGGGCCAGCCTTTATCGTCACTTTCGAAAGAAAACTTCGCAATGCTAGAAGTCGTTAGGGCGCGATTTCGCCAAAACCTGTTGCACCGCCGCAACAGGCAATAATTTTAGACGGGTTTTCAATTACGTTTCGCTTAACATTGCCTAGCAACGCAATCATCCGGAGATGCAACTTGATGAAATGTGGCTATATTCTGACGATCACCGCCGTCGTTGCGGTGGCGACGCCAGCTTCGGCGCAGGAGCGGAAGGTCGAAGCTTCGCTGATCGACGGCATCGCCGCCTGTCTGGACATCGGTGACGCTGCGCAGCGTCTGGCATGCAGCGACGCCGCCGCACGCAAGCTGGTCGATGCGGTGCGCCGCAAGGACGTGGTGATTGTCGATCGCGAGGAAGTGAAGTCGACGCGGCGGTCGCTGTTCGGCTTCCAACTGCCCAGGATCGGCCTGTTCGGCCGCGACGGCCCCGACAAACCAGAGGACGAGATCACGCAGCTGGAGGCCAAGGTCACGCGCGTCGTCGATCTGGGTTACGGCAAATATGGCCTGACGGTCGAGGGTGGCGCCCGCTGGAACACGACCGAAGCCTGGTCGGGCGGTCGCCCGCCGGAGGTGGGCGCCATGTTGACCATCAAGCGTGCGGCGCTGGGAAGCTACATGGTCCGTACCGCCACCTCGCGGGGGGTCCGCGCCATGCGCGTCGGCTGATACGAAAAAAGGGCGGCCCCCCGATAAGGCGCCGCCCCCGAGTTTCAACCCGCTTGCGCGGGTCCGATCAGAACTTGAAGTTCGCGCCTGCGCGGAACGAGCGGCCGATCAGGCCCGGCAGGTGCCACGACGCCAGATAGTTCGGCTGCGTGGTGTAGAAGGTGTTCGGATAGAACGGCGCCCGCGCGTTCGTCACGTTGCCGACGAAGCCGAAGAAGCTGAACTGGTCGTTCACCTTAATCGTCGCGTTGATGTCGGTGTAGATGAAACGACGGATCCGGCAGAACGAATTGCCGCCTTGCGCGTCCTTATAGACCGATGCGTTGCACGACGTATCCAGGTTGCCCTGGTCGGTCGCCACCGCGCGCATCGCACCGACGAAATAGGTTGTCGCGCTCAGCGAGAAATTGTCGGTCAGGAACGTGTTCTGCCAGTTGCCGCGCCACTTCGGCGTGCCGCCGCCCGAC
The nucleotide sequence above comes from Roseomonas aeriglobus. Encoded proteins:
- a CDS encoding TonB-dependent receptor, producing the protein MTSIFRRRLLTSTLFLSAAVAAAPAMAQVAEPAETAPQAQDGGDVVVTGSRIARPDLEVASPVNVIGSEEIALRQPNTAEDLLRDLPSVRPNLGPAVNNGSDGSASVDLRGIGSNRTLVILDGRRIVPFGLDGVVDLNVIPTGLVERIDVVTGGASSVYGADAVAGVVNFITKRNFAGVQASANYRISERGDAAQYRGDLLLGANLDDNRGNVVLGIGYGNRKPLLTTSRKISEVPIGSGTGTFLGSTGAVPSIFQSSLASATNPNGLPTTGLGAVIDPTTGSFRAATQNDTFNTNIGTYFLTPLEQYNLYTAGRYEVADNIEVYATGMFTRNKAELALAASGTFNNAFDLPLNNPYLPATARAQLCAANGISVADCNAAAAINTGVSRTVRVIPSRRFLEYGPRGNPIESTMFQVQTGIRGDITEGLKFDLSAQYGETNQNQARVNWGSASKVQQALLAYRNAAGQLVCSNTANGCVPLNLFGANGSITPAQLGFIDLDAQIRRVVSQKVITGSINGDLFNLTSPFATSAVAFSVGGEYRKLTASATPDAPSQIQGEVLGTGARTPPDFGTYNVKEAFGEIIVPLIEDGFLYRASVEAGIRYSDYSTTGASTTWKAGGSIEPIQGFKFRGMYQKAVRSPNIQELFQSPVQGLSNLLVDPCAGATPTASRGLCEGTGAPAGTYGGISQPSSNQINVTTSGNPNLDVERATTYTLGAVVAPRFIPRFSLTVDYFNIKIRDLISAPTQNDILNGCYSTALNPGQTLNAFCQLIRRNPLNGSLNGAGETPGVILGSSNLGRLATAGIDVGFNYSIPIDGTDLRLGFNGTWLDYYRIQASPNSIYRECTNFYSTSCTNARPEWKWNARASYDFGLADVSLLWNHIGAVELEPIRNSALGLNDAGPGNTATAYNGILPQFRQIKAYDYFDLNVRFNVSDEFDFGLLVENLFDRKPPLLGNGVAGTAFNNGNTMPTIYDVVGRSFTISGRLKF